CCGCTCTACTCTGGACAGTGGTTGCTCATTTTAGTAGGGGCGGCAACTTAAGTGATTTGCACAAATTTAGTATGCTGCAAATGCCTGGCTATCTAGCCCAGGCTGCCCGTGATGTCAAATCTCCAGACAGTGACTCTCCCCAGTCAAAATCACAAGCTGCCCCTAAGCCCGGTCAAAAAGGCAAAGATCTAGCTCCTGGAGCACTGAGTGTCTCTACTGGCGCCAACTTCAAATATTTAGTCCAACTTCTCAAGAGCGACAATACCTTTGCAAATGAGGTTGCCCCCAGGCGCAGACAATATGTCTATGTTTTTTCGGAGAGCTACCACAGCAAGCTCGGGGTAGAGCTCAGAGCGGTGGTCGTAAAAAAAGACGGCTCATTTGGCCACGACAAAGAAGCAGAAGTCTGGGACATACTCGACCCCCGACCGGGAGACGGCGATGCGGTACCATTTGACAGTATCGACCGTACCATAGTCAAGCTCTGGTTTTTAGCAGCTGGAGGCACTCAGGGACATGGTCTCGAAGAGCTACTGCCTGATGTCGATCTTTTGCGCGACCTGCTTGCTAAAGCCACCAGTACCGGACGCGCTCACTGGCTATCGGTGCATGGTCCCAAACTGTCTATGGGACCTGATTTGCCCGGTGAGCTAAACTTCAAAAAGCTCTACAACGACCGCTATCAGCTCACACCCCGGCCCTGCCAGGAGCGCGAGCTGCCTTACGATATCGATCCCAGCCGTATCGTTACTTTTAGCGGTAATCCTTCTGTTTATCTTGATACAGCCAATAGCCGCATTGGCTGCCTTATCTATGATCATCCCATTACCTCAGCAACTGCCGAGGCACTGATTGCACTACCGACGGTGCGTGAGCATGAGCTTATGGCAGTCAAAGTTTTGCTTGATGATCTCAAAGCACCAGTAGCGATTGTGCGCCCAATAGTTGGTCGAGAGGCACAAATCCAGCTAATCAAGCGCATCCCCTCACTGCACCTGGAGCGCAGACCAATAAGCGATCATTTACGCCAGTTGCGTCCAGACCTGCCTATTGCACTCGATATTGCTTTACTCAGCTTTAAACAACCTCCGGGCTTTAAGGAGGGCACTTTTACCCAAACCATAGAAGACCGCAAAAACGACAAAATAGTCGTGCAAAAGATAGATACATCCGGTGAGCGCAAGGCTCTCGATAGCCTGGTAGCACTGGGCTTTAAGCAGATACTCAATCCTGAATCACTGGGACTAACCGGACAGGCTCTTTATTTACAAGCACCAGATCCCACCTGGGCTAAATTTGCTGCAGTGGACAGACCCGCACTGATAGATCAAGGCTGGCAAATCAGCAAGGACAAGACTTTTGTAGACGATGTCGTCGATACTGCCGACAATCAAGACTGGTCCATCCATTGCAGCGAGCGCGGTCAGTACTGGTTTGACCTGGAGCTGGGAGTCAAAATTGACAATCAGCAAATCTCACTCATCCCCATAATCGAGACCGCACTGGCCACTCTGCCAGAAGAACTCTCTTTAGCCACTGTGGACAAATTAGCCATAGAGGGCAAATTTTATTGCCGCATGCCAGATGGACGCACCCTAGCGCTGCCCTTTGATCGAGTCAAATCAGTCATTGTGCTTTTACTAGAGCTACTGCACTTTGGTCTCCACCCCTCAATGGTGCCCCTGGTACATGTAGTCAAATTATTATCCGATCAATTTGTCAATAAGCTGAGACTGGAGGGCGCTGCCAAACTACGCGCCATCGCTCAGGAGCTTGCCACTATGGACGGTATTGCACCGGTAAGTGCCGCACCGGGGTTTAAGGCGCAACTACGCGATTATCAGGAGCTGGGGCTGGGTTGGTTGCAGTTTATTGCCAGATTTGGCCTGGGTGGTATTCTTGCAGATGAGATGGGTCTGGGCAAAACAGTACAAGCACTAGCTCATATCCATCTGCAAAAACATCAGGGTCATACAGGTCCTTATCTGGTTATATGTCCAACCAGTGTCATGCCCAACTGGCTTATCGAAGCAGCACGTTTTACACCAGAGCTAAAAGTCCTCGGGCTACGCGGTCCCAATCGTTTTGCACTTTATGATCAAATCGACAAGCAAGATATTATCGTCACCACTTATCCAGTCTATCTGCGCGACTTCCCTGTATTTAGCAAAATACACTGGCAGGGTGTAATCCTGGACGAAGCGCAAGTAATCAAGTCGGCCAAAGCTCGCATCAAGGAAGCAGTCTCTTTACTAAAGGCAGAGCACCGCATCTGCATGACCGGTACCCCCATCGAAAACAACCTGCTAGAGCTATGGTCTCAATTCGATTTTGTACTACCAGGCATGCTTGGAGACAAAACCAAATTCACAAAATATTTCCGCCAACCCATCGAAAAAGCAAACAGCCTGGAGCGCAAACAAGCCCTGGCATCCTGGATCAAGCCATTTATTTTGCGCCGCACAAAAGACACAGTAGCGCTAGAATTACCCGCTAAAACAGTGGTAATTCATTCGGTCGAACTAGAAGGCGCCCAAAGAGACTTGTACGAGACAGTGAGAGTGACCATGCTCGATCATGTGCGTCAGGAGATACAACTAAAAGGCTTCGAAAGGTGCCAGATAGTTATCCTAGACGCCCTGCTCAAATTGAGACAGACCTGCTGCGATCCTCGTCTGGTCAAGCTCAAATCAGCTCGCACAGTGACAGAGTCAGCCAAACTCGATGCCCTCTTTGATCTGCTCACACCTCTGGTGGATGAAGGTCGCAAAATTATTTTGTTTTCGCAGTTTACGTCGATGATGGATCTGATTATCGCCGAGATGCAAGAGCGCCAAATTGATTTTGTCCAGATTCGCGGTGATACTACAGATAGAGCCACTCCTGTTAAGCGCTTCCAAAATGGCGAAGTCCCAGTCTTTATACTGAGCCTCAAAGCTGGTGGCACCGGTCTTAATTTAACTGCCGCAGACACAGTGATACTCTACGACCCCTGGTGGAATCCAGCCGTAGAAGATCAAGCTATGGACCGCGCTCATCGCATCGGCCAGATAAACCCTGTCTTTGTTTACAAACTAGTTACCAGAGACACCATCGAAGAACGCATACAGGACCTGCAAAAGAAAAAACGAGCGCTCTGCCGCGCCATACTTGACAATGAAAACGACGGCTCAGCAAGCTTTACGCAGGCAGATCTAGAACTACTCTTTAAACCACTAGAAACACAAGTCCTGGACAATAACAAAAAGAAAGGTAAAAAGAGCAAAGACACTCAAGCCGGCGACAGAGAGCACTACCGCTAGGGAGTATAATGACACAGGCATTTTGCCTGAGGTATCTAAATGTACGATCACGGTGTAAAAGTATTAGTCTGCCTGGCTGACTTAAATAATTGTGCCTCAACAATAGACACAATCAAAAGCATGCCCTGGGCACCTGCCACTCAAATCAGACTCTTTTTGGTATTGACGATTGAGTCGGGTCTGCCGCTGGGCTCTCTGCTTATGGGACCAGGCAAGCAACACCATGGACTTGAGATATCGCAAAAAGAAAGACAATTGCGCCTCCTAGCTGGACAATTGCAACAAGCACTGCCTCATTGTGCAGTCGATATCGAAGTCTGGCATGGAGACGCTAAAGCAGCCATTATCGAAGCAGCTGGTGAATGGCCAGCCAATTTGATAGTACTGACAAAAAGACCACGCAAAAAGCTAGAACGTCTAATCATGGGAGATTGCTGCAAAAACGTAGCGACACATGCCCATTGTCCAGTGCTCATCTTAAAACCACTGGAGCATGAGCTACCTGGTGTAGAGAGCCATGGCTTCCAAAATATACTGGTGGCAGTGGATCAAAGTATCTACAGCCGCGCCACACTCTACTGGCTTTGCAATATGGAATGGAGCGCCAGAACTCGCATAAAACTAATCATGGCAGTTGAAGATGTAGGCGAATTGCATCCCGATGATATTACTCCAGCTATCCACGGCATGAGCCCTCAGATGGAGCTAAACGTGGCAGCCAGACTGGAAATAGAAGAACTATCCAAACCATTAATTGGCCGCTTTGGTGCCCATGCCATAACCACCCAGATAGCCGATGGCGATGCCAAAGAAATAATCATGGACACAGCAGTAGCCTGGGGAGCGGATCTGGTAGTCGTGGGCTCACACGGCCGCACCAGTCTATCAAAACTGGTGCTGGGAAGTGTCTCCGAAAACATCGCGGCGCAAGCACCATGTGCAGTGGCAATATTGCGCGAACTAATCTCAGATGAATATCTGGAAAAACTCAAGCCACAAGTGATTATGAGCACCGAAGAAGAAGAACCAATCCACTTTGAAAGAGGCGGCTATGGCGACGACCGCCCCCACATCACACCCACGGGTATGTAGCAGAGGGTTGTAGCGACCCTGCAAGCTAAA
This genomic stretch from Candidatus Obscuribacter sp. harbors:
- a CDS encoding DEAD/DEAH box helicase produces the protein MKPEQLKTESIRQMILRSYAAPVANRGLSYAANNRVINIGYLAAERLIHAKVSGSMLDPYLAEVRLNFQGALEETYCTCPVRHYCKHTAALLWTVVAHFSRGGNLSDLHKFSMLQMPGYLAQAARDVKSPDSDSPQSKSQAAPKPGQKGKDLAPGALSVSTGANFKYLVQLLKSDNTFANEVAPRRRQYVYVFSESYHSKLGVELRAVVVKKDGSFGHDKEAEVWDILDPRPGDGDAVPFDSIDRTIVKLWFLAAGGTQGHGLEELLPDVDLLRDLLAKATSTGRAHWLSVHGPKLSMGPDLPGELNFKKLYNDRYQLTPRPCQERELPYDIDPSRIVTFSGNPSVYLDTANSRIGCLIYDHPITSATAEALIALPTVREHELMAVKVLLDDLKAPVAIVRPIVGREAQIQLIKRIPSLHLERRPISDHLRQLRPDLPIALDIALLSFKQPPGFKEGTFTQTIEDRKNDKIVVQKIDTSGERKALDSLVALGFKQILNPESLGLTGQALYLQAPDPTWAKFAAVDRPALIDQGWQISKDKTFVDDVVDTADNQDWSIHCSERGQYWFDLELGVKIDNQQISLIPIIETALATLPEELSLATVDKLAIEGKFYCRMPDGRTLALPFDRVKSVIVLLLELLHFGLHPSMVPLVHVVKLLSDQFVNKLRLEGAAKLRAIAQELATMDGIAPVSAAPGFKAQLRDYQELGLGWLQFIARFGLGGILADEMGLGKTVQALAHIHLQKHQGHTGPYLVICPTSVMPNWLIEAARFTPELKVLGLRGPNRFALYDQIDKQDIIVTTYPVYLRDFPVFSKIHWQGVILDEAQVIKSAKARIKEAVSLLKAEHRICMTGTPIENNLLELWSQFDFVLPGMLGDKTKFTKYFRQPIEKANSLERKQALASWIKPFILRRTKDTVALELPAKTVVIHSVELEGAQRDLYETVRVTMLDHVRQEIQLKGFERCQIVILDALLKLRQTCCDPRLVKLKSARTVTESAKLDALFDLLTPLVDEGRKIILFSQFTSMMDLIIAEMQERQIDFVQIRGDTTDRATPVKRFQNGEVPVFILSLKAGGTGLNLTAADTVILYDPWWNPAVEDQAMDRAHRIGQINPVFVYKLVTRDTIEERIQDLQKKKRALCRAILDNENDGSASFTQADLELLFKPLETQVLDNNKKKGKKSKDTQAGDREHYR
- a CDS encoding universal stress protein, whose amino-acid sequence is MYDHGVKVLVCLADLNNCASTIDTIKSMPWAPATQIRLFLVLTIESGLPLGSLLMGPGKQHHGLEISQKERQLRLLAGQLQQALPHCAVDIEVWHGDAKAAIIEAAGEWPANLIVLTKRPRKKLERLIMGDCCKNVATHAHCPVLILKPLEHELPGVESHGFQNILVAVDQSIYSRATLYWLCNMEWSARTRIKLIMAVEDVGELHPDDITPAIHGMSPQMELNVAARLEIEELSKPLIGRFGAHAITTQIADGDAKEIIMDTAVAWGADLVVVGSHGRTSLSKLVLGSVSENIAAQAPCAVAILRELISDEYLEKLKPQVIMSTEEEEPIHFERGGYGDDRPHITPTGM